The following is a genomic window from Prevotella sp. E13-17.
TAATCATCCCCGTGCAGTGTGAATACTTCGCATTGGAGGGTATCTCGAAACTGCTGAACACCATTAAGATTATTAAGAGCAAACTGAACCCAAAACTTGAGATAGAGGGTTTCTTGCTGACGATGTACGACTCGCGCCTGCGTCTGGCCAACCAAATCTATGACGAAGTGAAACGCCACTTCCAGGAACTGGTGTTCAAAACGGTAATTCAGCGTAACGTAAAACTTTCGGAGAGCCCCTCTCACGGTCTGCCTGTCATCCTCTACGACGCAGATTCTACTGGAAGTAAAAACCATCTGACATTGGCAAAAGAAATTATTAGTAAGAATAAATAGCAATGGCTGTAAGAAAGAAATATGACCGAAGTGTGCTTGGTCGCGGACTTGATGATATAGGTAATGGTCGCGGACTCGATGCACTCATTGATACAAGTGAGGTGAAAACTCAAGGTTCGTCAAACTTGAACGAGATTCCCATCGAACAAATCGAACCAAATCCTGATCAACCTCGACGTGAGTTTGATGAGACGGCTATGCAAGAACTGGCTTCAAGTATTGCAACCATGGGTATCATTGCGCCTATCACGTTGCGTCAGGTAGCCCCCGATCGCTACCAGATCATTGCCGGCGAACGCAGATGGAGGGCTTCGCAGCAGGCTGGACTTACTACGATACCTGCCTATATCCGCACGGCTAATGATGAAAGCGTGATGGAACTGGCACTCGTAGAGAATATACAGCGCGAGGATCTGAATGCCATTGAAATAGCCCTGGCTTATGAACACCTGGCAGAAACCAGCGGAATGACGCAAGAAAGGATTTCTGAGCGCGTGGGCAAGAGCCGTACGGCTGTGACTAACTATATGCGATTGCTGAAGTTGCCTGCCCAGATTCAAATGGCACTGAAGAACCGTGAAATCGACATGGGACATGCACGTGCTCTGTTGTCGCTCGATTCTCCTTCAATGCAGTTGAAGTTGTTTAAGGAAGTGCTGAAGAACCAATACTCGGTGAGAAAGGTAGAGGAGATGGTTCAGATGCTGAAGAATGGCGAAGATGTGCAGGGTGCCAACAGAAAGATTGCTGCCAAGGCTAAGCTGCCGGCAGAATATGATGCTGTGAAGAAACGTCTGACAACCTTCTTCCAGACAAAGATCCAAATGACATGTTCCCCCACGGGCAAA
Proteins encoded in this region:
- a CDS encoding ParB/RepB/Spo0J family partition protein, with the protein product MAVRKKYDRSVLGRGLDDIGNGRGLDALIDTSEVKTQGSSNLNEIPIEQIEPNPDQPRREFDETAMQELASSIATMGIIAPITLRQVAPDRYQIIAGERRWRASQQAGLTTIPAYIRTANDESVMELALVENIQREDLNAIEIALAYEHLAETSGMTQERISERVGKSRTAVTNYMRLLKLPAQIQMALKNREIDMGHARALLSLDSPSMQLKLFKEVLKNQYSVRKVEEMVQMLKNGEDVQGANRKIAAKAKLPAEYDAVKKRLTTFFQTKIQMTCSPTGKGKICIPFDNERDLERILKVLNAGH